A stretch of the Candidatus Nealsonbacteria bacterium genome encodes the following:
- a CDS encoding HAD family phosphatase: MNKFKLVCFDIDGTLVDGISWLLLTKGLGCSIEKHLDIFNRSKSGEISFFEGERMLTKMYQESGNANQKFIKELFSKIESKPEAKEIVSYLKKKGYKTYLISGAIDIYVEEIAKKLGVDGFYANSSLEFDKNGILEKIYYRDNQGEIKIKQLNELVKKIGINIKEVVFMGDSDNDLEVFKQTGYGIAIGFSSEELKKFAWKKIDSLKEIKDIL, from the coding sequence ATGAATAAATTTAAATTGGTTTGTTTTGATATAGATGGAACTTTAGTTGATGGGATTTCTTGGCTTTTGTTAACTAAAGGATTGGGTTGTTCTATCGAAAAACATCTTGATATTTTTAACCGTTCGAAAAGCGGGGAAATTTCTTTCTTTGAAGGAGAAAGAATGTTAACTAAAATGTACCAGGAAAGCGGTAACGCTAATCAAAAATTTATTAAAGAACTATTCTCAAAAATTGAATCCAAACCCGAAGCTAAAGAAATTGTTTCTTATTTAAAGAAAAAAGGATATAAAACTTATCTTATTTCGGGCGCAATTGATATTTACGTAGAAGAAATTGCTAAAAAATTGGGCGTAGACGGTTTTTATGCAAATTCTTCCTTGGAATTTGATAAAAATGGGATTCTTGAAAAAATTTACTACCGAGACAATCAAGGAGAAATTAAGATTAAACAACTCAATGAACTTGTGAAAAAAATCGGAATAAATATAAAAGAAGTTGTTTTTATGGGGGACAGTGATAATGATTTAGAAGTTTTTAAACAAACCGGGTATGGAATTGCCATCGGGTTTTCGAGCGAAGAACTAAAAAAATTTGCATGGAAAAAAATAGATTCTTTGAAAGAAATTAAGGATATTCTATAA
- a CDS encoding NAD(P)/FAD-dependent oxidoreductase, with the protein MEEKIENKQKMDKYFETIIVGGGPGGLIAGSYLENALIIEQKKEIGKPVQCGEGISKKALEIQKIKPDSGWICCKIHKVERIMPNQKIIGKSHQDIIGYTINRSRFEKFLAKKLKAKMKLNTRVVDIKKDKDTWKVTTSSGEIFKSKYLIGADGVNSIVRKLIFKNKLNTIGAIAYIIKLEKKIDTRNLKIYFDNEKYPQGYAWIFPQSKNTANIGIGGKDRNLVKKFKDFLEEEVKKEYGKYSLIENRSGAIPLRPTELSLFKDNVLLLGDAAGLIDPIFKGGISQAMLSGKIAAQCILENQTSQYEKKIKMLPFANKKIIKASEIFNSFDNQTLNELGEILEEKGTSYLKTNQGLLEIKSKLCLKKNFSKIFEFFSLWWDTRDYLW; encoded by the coding sequence ATGGAAGAAAAAATTGAAAATAAACAGAAAATGGATAAATATTTTGAAACTATTATTGTTGGAGGGGGACCAGGAGGGCTAATTGCCGGCTCTTATTTAGAAAATGCTTTAATAATTGAACAAAAAAAAGAAATTGGTAAACCTGTTCAATGCGGAGAAGGAATTAGTAAAAAAGCATTAGAGATTCAAAAAATTAAACCAGATTCAGGTTGGATTTGTTGCAAAATTCATAAAGTCGAAAGAATTATGCCAAATCAAAAAATAATTGGAAAGTCACATCAAGATATTATTGGTTATACAATTAATAGATCTAGATTTGAAAAATTTTTGGCAAAAAAATTAAAAGCCAAGATGAAATTAAATACAAGAGTTGTTGACATAAAAAAAGATAAAGATACTTGGAAGGTAACAACTTCAAGCGGTGAAATATTTAAATCAAAATATTTAATTGGTGCTGATGGGGTAAACTCTATTGTTAGAAAGTTAATTTTTAAAAATAAATTAAATACTATTGGAGCTATCGCTTACATAATAAAATTAGAAAAAAAAATAGACACAAGAAATCTTAAAATTTATTTTGATAACGAAAAATATCCCCAAGGTTATGCTTGGATTTTTCCGCAGTCAAAAAATACTGCCAATATTGGAATAGGAGGTAAGGATAGAAACTTAGTAAAAAAATTTAAAGATTTTTTAGAAGAGGAAGTCAAAAAAGAATACGGAAAATATTCGTTAATAGAGAATAGAAGCGGGGCCATTCCTTTAAGACCTACAGAGCTTAGTCTTTTCAAAGATAATGTTTTGTTATTAGGAGATGCTGCTGGTTTAATTGACCCAATTTTTAAAGGAGGAATTAGTCAAGCAATGCTGTCTGGAAAAATCGCCGCTCAGTGTATTTTAGAAAATCAGACATCTCAATACGAAAAAAAAATTAAAATGTTACCATTCGCTAATAAAAAAATTATCAAAGCAAGCGAAATTTTCAATTCTTTTGATAATCAAACTCTTAATGAGTTAGGCGAAATTTTAGAGGAAAAAGGAACTTCATATTTAAAAACTAATCAAGGGCTTTTGGAAATTAAGAGTAAGCTTTGTCTTAAAAAAAATTTTTCTAAAATTTTTGAATTTTTTTCTCTATGGTGGGATACCCGTGATTATTTATGGTAA
- a CDS encoding UbiA family prenyltransferase: MQTKITNKKINILGAGISGLVSGIVLAKNGYQVEIFEKRSRVGSFFEKDIHSLRNYSYDYDVIEKYKELGIEISNIYPVFKELRFSSSSKHIEVYSENKPLFYNFIRGCSDERSLDNELFEQAKSHGIKFHFNQAVNRDDKDIDIVAVGASSVKGVAYGRHYIKDSTAKIDSIYYLMGDSHAPHGYIYMAPFFNEFSLVIAGTKIESKKELEERFNLLIKDNNIIKNFLNGAKFKNEIYGFIHFNPPKTAKKDKKIYVGEAAGFVDAATGFGTHYAILSGCLAARAIMNNEDYGNLWKKSFGKELKKKYLKRLRLEKLNSENYEMMVESLLKIFGKRVSVENYKKYKFILVVMEMIKKALNSIRNEFVYGGHLLSLGASSIVFTSAILLGIKITWDCLFIVYLGMQSAYLYNRYKDFKKDYLTNPERTKHFEKYVSKIPIIIGIFILIIILMLYYFSTPKILFFGLSLLLMSLLYSKIFKNLTKKIVGFKGFYVSLMWASLSLFLIFYYYLSFSLSLFFILVFIFLRWTINTSFCDIKDIESDKKEKLLTLAVVLRKEKLIKFLNILNILSFLPIILGVFFNLFPFYSIILVFTVFYAFYYFKQVNNLVISQNFLYNVIVDGEFILWSFFILLGKILI, encoded by the coding sequence ATGCAAACAAAAATAACTAATAAAAAAATTAATATTTTAGGAGCGGGAATTTCCGGTCTTGTATCGGGAATTGTTTTAGCAAAAAATGGTTATCAGGTTGAAATCTTTGAGAAACGTTCGAGGGTTGGAAGTTTCTTTGAAAAAGACATACACTCTTTAAGAAATTACTCTTATGATTACGACGTGATTGAAAAATATAAAGAATTAGGAATCGAAATATCTAATATTTACCCAGTCTTCAAGGAACTTCGTTTTTCTTCTTCGTCTAAGCACATCGAGGTTTACTCCGAAAACAAACCTCTTTTTTATAACTTTATTCGAGGCTGTTCTGATGAGCGTTCTTTAGATAACGAATTATTTGAACAAGCCAAGAGCCATGGAATTAAGTTTCATTTTAATCAAGCCGTGAATCGAGACGATAAAGATATAGATATTGTGGCCGTAGGGGCTTCTTCAGTAAAAGGGGTAGCTTATGGAAGGCATTATATAAAAGATTCTACCGCAAAGATTGATTCTATCTATTATTTGATGGGGGATTCTCATGCTCCCCATGGGTATATTTATATGGCTCCTTTTTTTAATGAATTTTCTTTAGTTATCGCTGGTACTAAAATAGAAAGTAAGAAAGAGCTTGAAGAAAGATTTAACCTATTGATAAAGGATAATAATATCATTAAGAATTTTCTTAACGGTGCTAAGTTTAAAAATGAGATCTATGGATTTATACATTTCAATCCTCCCAAGACCGCAAAAAAAGATAAAAAGATTTATGTCGGAGAAGCGGCTGGATTCGTAGACGCAGCTACAGGTTTTGGTACACATTATGCGATTCTTTCTGGATGCTTAGCGGCCAGAGCAATTATGAACAATGAAGACTATGGTAATCTTTGGAAAAAAAGCTTCGGGAAGGAATTAAAAAAGAAGTATCTTAAAAGATTAAGACTAGAAAAGTTAAATAGTGAAAATTATGAGATGATGGTAGAAAGTTTATTAAAAATTTTTGGAAAAAGAGTTTCAGTTGAAAATTATAAAAAATACAAATTTATTCTAGTTGTAATGGAGATGATTAAAAAAGCTTTGAACTCAATACGGAATGAATTTGTTTACGGCGGGCATTTATTGTCGTTGGGCGCCTCAAGTATTGTTTTTACTTCAGCTATTTTGTTGGGAATAAAAATTACTTGGGATTGTTTATTTATTGTTTACTTGGGAATGCAGTCTGCTTATCTTTATAATCGCTATAAAGATTTCAAAAAAGATTATTTAACAAACCCTGAAAGAACAAAACATTTTGAAAAGTATGTTTCAAAAATTCCAATAATTATCGGAATTTTTATATTAATTATTATTTTAATGCTTTATTATTTTAGTACGCCAAAAATTTTATTTTTTGGCCTTTCTTTACTTTTAATGAGCTTACTTTATAGTAAAATTTTTAAGAATTTAACTAAAAAAATAGTTGGCTTTAAAGGATTTTATGTTTCTTTAATGTGGGCTTCTTTATCTTTATTTCTTATATTTTATTATTATTTGTCATTCAGCTTGTCTTTATTTTTTATATTAGTTTTTATTTTTTTAAGATGGACAATAAACACAAGTTTTTGCGATATAAAAGACATAGAAAGCGATAAAAAAGAAAAACTATTGACACTAGCGGTTGTGTTGAGAAAAGAAAAATTAATAAAATTTTTAAATATTTTAAATATTTTATCTTTTTTACCTATAATTTTGGGAGTTTTTTTTAATCTATTTCCATTTTATTCGATAATTCTTGTTTTTACTGTTTTTTATGCGTTTTACTATTTTAAACAAGTTAACAATTTAGTAATAAGCCAGAATTTTTTGTATAATGTAATAGTTGACGGAGAATTTATTTTGTGGTCATTTTTTATTTTATTAGGTAAAATTTTAATATGA
- a CDS encoding ATP-binding protein — MTEISLIYQVLVFLITFLGGWLAFWVYFFNPKEKMNQWFFLMTIFLLLWAIFAYFGASSQVSISIILYRLNWGVIPLAALATYFFVVYFPKEEKRYPFLEKIIIIVTLFFCFISFFTDLIIKDVNSKEWGNEVVFGKLGDTFSIVSAILLIILLGQLLKKYFKLSRADKIKVEYFLIGGFLCFLFNLIFNIIFPIIFKTIQYQHLGDFSAIFILVFTAYAIVKQELFGIKVIITSIFIGLIAILLSVDTLVFTDNLILQLFKGLAVFIFLYLGLALIKSVKREIEQRKEIEKLSSAKSEFIAIASHQLRTPLTAVKGYISMILEGSYGKIPEKAKTPMEKVYQQNEKLVKLVNDLLSLSRIESGKLQLELGMASMEDLISSIVGIFDVQAKDKNLYLKFEKPKEIIPLIMMDVDKTRQVISNIINNCLKYTEKGGVDIKLKIVNGKLQIEISDTGLGMEEKELGKLFQSFSRGEAGARMDAGGAGLGLHIAKKFIEMQKGNIWAKSAGKGKGSQFYIELPINNHNNHK, encoded by the coding sequence ATGACAGAAATTTCTTTAATTTATCAGGTTCTAGTTTTTTTAATTACTTTTTTAGGCGGATGGTTGGCTTTTTGGGTTTATTTTTTTAATCCTAAAGAAAAAATGAACCAGTGGTTTTTTTTAATGACTATTTTTCTACTTTTATGGGCTATTTTTGCTTATTTTGGCGCTTCTTCTCAAGTTTCAATATCGATTATTTTATATAGATTAAATTGGGGAGTAATTCCTTTAGCCGCTTTAGCTACTTATTTTTTTGTAGTATATTTTCCAAAAGAAGAAAAACGATATCCTTTTTTGGAAAAAATTATTATTATTGTTACTTTATTTTTTTGTTTTATTTCTTTTTTTACAGACCTAATTATTAAAGATGTTAATTCAAAAGAATGGGGGAATGAGGTTGTTTTTGGAAAACTAGGAGACACTTTTTCTATAGTATCAGCCATTTTATTAATTATACTTTTAGGTCAACTTTTAAAAAAATACTTTAAACTTTCTCGAGCAGATAAAATAAAAGTCGAATATTTTTTAATAGGCGGCTTCCTTTGTTTTTTATTTAACCTTATATTCAATATAATTTTTCCTATTATTTTCAAAACCATCCAATACCAACACTTGGGAGATTTTTCAGCTATTTTTATTTTGGTTTTTACTGCTTATGCTATTGTTAAACAAGAATTGTTCGGAATTAAAGTTATTATTACAAGTATTTTTATTGGATTGATTGCTATCTTGCTTTCCGTAGATACTTTAGTCTTTACCGATAATTTAATTTTACAACTCTTTAAAGGATTAGCAGTTTTCATCTTTTTATATTTAGGTTTAGCATTAATAAAAAGCGTTAAGAGAGAAATTGAACAAAGAAAGGAAATAGAAAAACTGAGCAGTGCCAAGTCAGAGTTTATTGCTATTGCTTCCCATCAATTGAGAACGCCTTTGACTGCCGTAAAGGGCTATATATCCATGATTTTAGAGGGAAGTTACGGGAAGATACCGGAAAAAGCCAAAACACCCATGGAAAAGGTTTATCAGCAAAATGAAAAATTGGTGAAATTAGTGAATGATTTGTTGAGCTTGTCCCGAATTGAATCGGGAAAGTTGCAGTTAGAACTGGGAATGGCTTCGATGGAAGATTTGATTTCCAGCATAGTAGGCATATTTGACGTTCAAGCAAAGGATAAAAATCTTTATTTAAAATTCGAAAAGCCAAAAGAAATAATTCCTTTGATTATGATGGACGTTGATAAAACAAGGCAGGTTATTTCCAATATAATTAACAATTGCTTGAAATACACAGAGAAGGGAGGGGTTGATATAAAATTGAAAATTGTAAATGGCAAATTGCAAATTGAAATTTCCGATACCGGACTGGGCATGGAGGAGAAAGAACTGGGGAAATTATTCCAGAGTTTCTCGAGGGGGGAAGCGGGCGCGAGAATGGATGCCGGCGGAGCCGGACTCGGCCTTCATATTGCCAAGAAATTCATTGAAATGCAGAAGGGAAATATTTGGGCAAAGTCAGCCGGCAAAGGCAAAGGCTCTCAATTTTATATCGAGCTTCCGATAAATAACCATAATAACCATAAATAA
- the leuS gene encoding leucine--tRNA ligase codes for MKEYNHKKIEKKWQDFWEKKKFYQAEDFSKKTKKYILIEFPYPSGQGLHVGHCRPYLAIDAVVRKKRMEGFNVLFPIGWDAFGLPAENFAIKTGVHPKITTEKNIANYKRQIKSLGVSFDWSREINTTDPKYYKWTQWIFLQMFNNGLAYQAKIPINWCPACKIGLAHEEVVGGKCERCGKGVEQKEIKQWMLKITKYADRLIEDLKNLDYLEKIKAQQIEWIGKSEGVEVKFQIVDSTLRETQDGAEPIRSTKLQIEVFTTRADTLFGVTAVVLAPEHPFVKNLIKKEFAEKVQEYIKQSREKTEFERTKLEKEKTGVFTGSHCINPANNEEVPIWIGDYVISTYGGGAVMMVPAHDQRDWEFAKKYNLKIKPVVLPKGQSFNPEDLKSYPKEIKNIYEDPFFKLAIDEIMVNKAFCDEGFNINSSNNDINLNFLSTQKAKEKITLWLEEKDLGKKTIKYKLRDWVFSRQHYWGEPIPIIHCEKCGTVPVPEKDLPIELPYIEKYQPTGTGESPLAGIKEWVNVKCPQCGGKARRETDTMPNWAGSNWYYMRYCDPKNNKAIADFKKLKYWFPVDWYNGGMEHTTLHLLYSRFIYKFLFDIGSAPALEPYQKRTSHGMVVAEDNQKMSKSRGNVINPDDIVKQYGADTLRVYEMFMGPFDQAIAWNSKSVNGVFRFLNKVWSLVLECKNNEPLPAASGGVSRCERDKFFQSDLSVRNKKSGKEAIKLVHQLNKKVSEDLENMKFNTAIASFMEFVNFAQENEKEVGKDVIERMLILLAPLAPHVTEELWKEMGNKKSIHLEEWPKYDEKLIQEEKIVLLIQINGKMRDQVEVLPDISEEEAKELALSREKIKKWIEGKEIKKIIFVPKRLINIVI; via the coding sequence ATGAAAGAATACAATCATAAGAAAATTGAGAAAAAATGGCAGGATTTTTGGGAAAAGAAGAAATTCTATCAAGCCGAAGATTTTTCAAAAAAAACCAAAAAATATATTTTGATTGAGTTTCCTTATCCTTCAGGACAAGGATTGCATGTCGGCCATTGCCGACCTTATTTGGCAATAGATGCGGTTGTTAGAAAAAAAAGAATGGAAGGTTTTAATGTCTTATTCCCGATTGGCTGGGATGCTTTTGGTTTGCCGGCAGAGAACTTTGCCATTAAAACCGGAGTTCATCCGAAAATAACAACGGAAAAAAATATTGCCAATTATAAAAGACAAATTAAAAGCTTGGGAGTTTCTTTTGATTGGTCCCGCGAGATTAACACTACTGACCCTAAATATTATAAATGGACTCAGTGGATTTTTTTGCAAATGTTTAACAATGGCTTGGCTTATCAGGCTAAGATTCCGATTAACTGGTGTCCGGCTTGCAAAATTGGGTTGGCCCACGAAGAAGTGGTAGGGGGTAAATGCGAAAGGTGCGGAAAGGGAGTAGAACAAAAAGAAATCAAACAATGGATGTTGAAAATTACCAAATATGCCGACAGATTAATTGAGGATTTAAAAAACCTTGATTATCTGGAAAAAATAAAAGCCCAGCAAATAGAATGGATAGGGAAGAGCGAGGGGGTAGAGGTCAAATTTCAAATTGTAGATTCCACCCTTCGAGAAACTCAGGATGGTGCTGAGCCGATTCGAAGCACCAAATTGCAAATTGAGGTATTCACCACCAGAGCCGACACTCTTTTTGGGGTAACGGCCGTGGTTTTAGCGCCGGAACATCCTTTTGTAAAAAATTTAATTAAAAAAGAATTTGCGGAAAAAGTTCAGGAATATATAAAACAATCAAGAGAAAAAACAGAATTTGAAAGAACGAAACTGGAAAAAGAAAAAACAGGAGTTTTTACGGGTTCCCATTGCATAAATCCGGCTAACAACGAGGAGGTACCGATTTGGATCGGTGACTATGTAATTTCCACTTACGGCGGGGGAGCGGTGATGATGGTGCCGGCTCATGATCAAAGGGACTGGGAGTTCGCAAAAAAATATAATTTAAAAATTAAACCAGTAGTTTTACCAAAAGGGCAATCATTTAACCCCGAAGATTTAAAATCGTATCCGAAAGAAATAAAAAATATTTACGAAGACCCATTTTTTAAATTGGCGATTGACGAAATTATGGTTAATAAGGCTTTTTGCGACGAAGGATTTAATATTAATTCGAGCAATAATGATATAAATCTAAACTTTTTATCAACACAAAAAGCTAAAGAAAAAATAACTTTATGGCTGGAGGAAAAAGACTTGGGGAAGAAAACCATTAAATACAAACTTCGTGATTGGGTTTTTTCCCGCCAGCATTATTGGGGAGAGCCAATTCCCATAATTCATTGCGAGAAGTGCGGAACAGTTCCTGTTCCGGAAAAAGATTTGCCAATTGAATTGCCCTATATTGAAAAATATCAGCCAACCGGCACCGGAGAGTCGCCTTTGGCCGGAATTAAAGAGTGGGTTAACGTAAAGTGTCCTCAATGCGGGGGGAAAGCCAGAAGAGAAACAGACACAATGCCAAATTGGGCGGGTTCTAATTGGTATTATATGAGATACTGCGACCCAAAAAACAACAAGGCGATAGCTGATTTTAAAAAATTAAAATATTGGTTTCCGGTTGATTGGTATAACGGCGGGATGGAACACACCACCTTGCACCTTTTATATTCCCGATTCATTTATAAATTCCTTTTTGACATCGGCTCAGCTCCCGCTCTCGAACCCTATCAAAAAAGAACTTCCCATGGAATGGTTGTGGCCGAAGATAACCAGAAAATGTCAAAGTCCAGAGGAAATGTCATTAATCCCGATGACATAGTTAAACAATACGGAGCTGACACTTTGAGAGTTTATGAAATGTTTATGGGGCCTTTTGACCAGGCAATTGCCTGGAATTCAAAAAGCGTGAACGGAGTTTTCAGATTTTTAAACAAAGTTTGGAGTTTAGTTTTGGAATGTAAAAATAATGAACCCCTCCCCGCCGCAAGCGGCGGGGTATCCCGTTGCGAACGGGACAAGTTCTTTCAATCCGACTTATCGGTTCGAAATAAAAAAAGCGGAAAGGAAGCTATAAAATTAGTTCATCAGTTGAACAAAAAAGTCAGCGAAGATCTGGAAAATATGAAATTTAACACCGCTATAGCTTCTTTTATGGAATTTGTTAATTTTGCCCAAGAAAATGAAAAAGAAGTCGGCAAAGATGTAATTGAAAGAATGCTTATTCTATTGGCGCCCTTAGCCCCTCATGTTACCGAAGAGCTTTGGAAAGAAATGGGAAATAAAAAAAGCATTCATCTGGAAGAATGGCCAAAATATGATGAAAAATTAATTCAGGAAGAAAAAATCGTTTTACTGATTCAGATTAACGGAAAAATGAGAGACCAGGTAGAAGTTTTACCGGACATTTCAGAAGAAGAAGCTAAAGAGTTGGCTCTTAGCCGGGAAAAAATAAAAAAATGGATTGAAGGAAAAGAAATCAAAAAAATTATTTTTGTGCCCAAAAGATTAATTAATATCGTAATTTAA
- the apgM gene encoding 2,3-bisphosphoglycerate-independent phosphoglycerate mutase: MKKIIFIVLDGLGDSPVPELGNKTPLEAAQTPNMNALLKSGLCGLLSPVHYNTLLPTSEEGHFSLFGYSADKYPIRRGFFTVLGAGIKMKKGDVALRGNFSTVDDKMEVVDRRAGRVDNTFDLVKAVDGIKIDGIKFIVKYADGYRVGIDLRGKNLSSAISEGDPHYGKLETGLRKIEPLDETREAKFTADVLNKFLERSHQILKEHPFNKKRKEQGLLPANYFLLRGVSSFIELPSFKKRYGLKACCIAGRSIYKGISKSLGMKIIEVKGADGSILTNLAGKFLFAKNALKKYDFVFLHIKAMDCLAEDGDWKGKKEFIEKIDENLKPLLGLKDVLIVITADHSTCCNLKRHCDELIPILISGTGFENISKFSEKDCKGGKLGILKQTDLMAKILELYKK, from the coding sequence ATGAAAAAAATAATTTTTATCGTGCTTGACGGGTTAGGGGACAGCCCGGTTCCTGAATTGGGAAACAAAACTCCTTTGGAAGCGGCCCAAACTCCCAACATGAACGCACTTTTAAAATCCGGCCTTTGCGGATTGCTTTCGCCGGTCCATTACAACACATTGCTTCCCACGTCGGAAGAGGGGCATTTTTCATTATTTGGCTATAGCGCCGATAAATATCCGATTCGCCGGGGATTTTTCACGGTTTTGGGCGCGGGAATTAAAATGAAAAAAGGGGATGTCGCTTTGCGGGGAAATTTTTCCACAGTTGATGATAAAATGGAAGTTGTTGACCGGCGGGCTGGCAGAGTCGATAATACCTTTGATCTGGTTAAGGCGGTGGACGGGATAAAAATTGACGGAATAAAATTTATCGTTAAATATGCCGACGGTTATAGGGTGGGAATAGATTTACGAGGAAAAAATTTAAGTTCCGCGATTTCCGAAGGTGATCCTCATTACGGAAAACTAGAAACAGGATTAAGAAAAATAGAGCCCTTGGACGAAACCCGAGAAGCCAAGTTCACCGCCGATGTTCTGAATAAATTCTTAGAAAGGAGCCATCAGATTTTAAAGGAGCATCCTTTTAATAAAAAAAGAAAAGAACAGGGTCTATTGCCAGCCAACTATTTTTTACTTAGAGGGGTCAGTTCTTTTATAGAATTACCCAGTTTTAAAAAAAGATATGGATTGAAAGCTTGCTGTATTGCGGGTAGAAGTATTTACAAGGGAATAAGCAAGTCTTTGGGAATGAAAATTATAGAAGTAAAGGGGGCGGATGGTTCCATCTTAACTAATTTAGCAGGTAAATTTTTATTCGCTAAAAATGCCTTAAAAAAATATGATTTTGTTTTTCTGCATATAAAAGCAATGGACTGCTTGGCCGAGGACGGAGATTGGAAGGGAAAGAAAGAATTTATTGAAAAAATCGACGAAAACTTAAAACCGCTTTTGGGCTTAAAAGATGTTTTGATAGTCATCACGGCGGACCATTCAACCTGCTGTAATTTGAAAAGGCACTGCGATGAATTAATTCCGATTTTAATTTCAGGAACAGGTTTTGAGAATATTTCTAAGTTTTCCGAGAAGGACTGCAAGGGAGGAAAATTAGGGATTTTAAAACAAACGGATTTGATGGCAAAAATTTTAGAGCTTTACAAAAAATAA
- a CDS encoding ROK family protein has translation MEYLIGADIGATKTSFVLLKDSFIVSSRKIKTPSNKNEIIKAIEENIKDLISNISKSEISGIGLGIAGPLNKKGDIILNPPNLKMLSNLKLAKIIEKNLGIKTKMENDARCFTLAEAMMGAGKGCGIVLGITLGSGIGGGLVFKVANGKLEIYKGAFGGAAEIGHMVLDFKGPKCSCGSNGCFEKYASEKFIKMKSNVSSIELEERAKKGDKGAKKIYEEFGRNLGKGLANLVNILDPEIIVIGGGFAKSGFLILEPAKKEMKKRILSIESRKNVKIKITKLGDFAGALGAALLISL, from the coding sequence ATGGAATATTTAATTGGGGCTGACATAGGGGCGACAAAAACAAGCTTTGTTTTATTAAAAGATTCTTTTATCGTTTCCAGCAGAAAAATAAAAACCCCATCAAATAAAAACGAAATAATAAAAGCGATTGAAGAAAATATCAAAGACCTGATTTCCAATATTTCAAAATCTGAAATTTCAGGAATCGGTTTGGGTATTGCCGGGCCTCTTAACAAAAAAGGGGATATTATTTTAAATCCGCCGAATTTAAAGATGCTTTCCAATTTAAAATTGGCTAAAATTATCGAAAAGAACTTGGGAATTAAAACCAAAATGGAAAACGACGCAAGGTGTTTTACTCTGGCGGAAGCGATGATGGGGGCGGGCAAGGGTTGCGGGATTGTTTTGGGAATAACTTTGGGAAGCGGAATCGGCGGAGGACTGGTATTTAAAGTTGCAAACGGCAAATTAGAAATTTACAAAGGCGCTTTTGGCGGAGCGGCAGAAATCGGACACATGGTTTTAGATTTTAAAGGCCCTAAATGTTCCTGCGGAAGCAACGGATGTTTTGAAAAATACGCTTCCGAAAAATTTATTAAAATGAAAAGCAATGTTTCTTCGATTGAATTAGAAGAAAGAGCTAAAAAAGGAGATAAAGGAGCAAAAAAAATATACGAAGAATTTGGCCGGAATTTGGGAAAGGGATTGGCGAATTTGGTTAATATTTTAGACCCGGAAATTATTGTAATCGGCGGCGGGTTTGCCAAATCCGGTTTTTTGATTCTGGAACCCGCCAAAAAAGAAATGAAAAAGAGAATCCTCTCCATTGAATCCAGAAAAAATGTTAAAATAAAAATAACGAAATTGGGAGATTTTGCCGGCGCTTTGGGAGCGGCATTGTTAATTTCATTATGA
- a CDS encoding glutathione S-transferase N-terminal domain-containing protein has product MIKLYSTKFCPYCVSLRAFLEQKNIDFKEVDVSEDQVAQDEMIKKSGQMTVPVIEIDGEVIVGFDREKICKILKINK; this is encoded by the coding sequence ATGATTAAATTATATTCAACGAAATTTTGCCCCTATTGCGTCAGCTTGAGAGCTTTTTTAGAGCAAAAGAATATTGATTTCAAAGAAGTTGACGTTTCGGAAGACCAGGTAGCCCAGGATGAAATGATAAAAAAATCAGGCCAAATGACGGTACCCGTTATTGAAATTGACGGAGAAGTGATTGTTGGTTTTGACAGAGAAAAAATTTGTAAAATTTTAAAAATTAATAAATAG